The Candidatus Campbellbacteria bacterium genome includes a region encoding these proteins:
- a CDS encoding prepilin peptidase: MNLLILFWFVFGTVIGSFLNAVIYRLPKGETLLGRSKCPCCRKVLTFFELIPLISYVFLRGKCSNCESKISVQYPLVEVASGLVWLFAYTLGDTLTHLILLGVIFSLLIAIFTYDVLHMLIPDVFSMPLIVLSFILLFVENESVSFELLAVGPILALFFFILWLISKGRWMGFGDVKLAIPLGWLAGVQGAFFVFLLSFWIGAIVSIFLILVLSVIRKEKIFSMKSQVPFAPFLIIAYFIVEYWNISFEKVLSVVSVL; encoded by the coding sequence ATGAATTTATTGATTTTATTTTGGTTTGTTTTTGGAACGGTGATAGGCAGTTTCTTAAATGCTGTTATATATCGCCTTCCAAAAGGGGAGACGCTTTTGGGCAGGTCAAAGTGTCCGTGTTGTAGAAAGGTGTTAACTTTTTTTGAGTTGATACCGTTAATCTCTTATGTTTTTCTGAGAGGGAAATGTTCTAACTGTGAATCTAAGATAAGCGTTCAGTATCCATTGGTAGAGGTCGCATCTGGTCTTGTGTGGCTTTTTGCTTACACGCTGGGAGATACTCTCACACACTTAATTTTGCTTGGTGTTATTTTCTCACTTCTCATTGCAATTTTTACTTATGATGTCCTTCATATGTTGATACCGGATGTCTTCTCTATGCCGCTTATAGTCCTATCCTTCATTTTGCTTTTTGTGGAGAACGAATCTGTGAGTTTTGAACTTCTTGCTGTTGGTCCTATCCTTGCGCTGTTTTTCTTCATACTCTGGCTTATCTCAAAAGGCAGGTGGATGGGTTTTGGGGATGTGAAACTTGCGATACCACTTGGGTGGCTTGCGGGTGTGCAGGGCGCATTTTTTGTTTTCCTATTGTCTTTTTGGATAGGCGCTATTGTTTCAATTTTCTTAATTTTGGTGTTGAGTGTGATAAGAAAAGAAAAAATCTTTTCTATGAAAAGCCAAGTGCCGTTTGCACCGTTTCTTATAATCGCCTATTTCATAGTTGAATACTGGAATATTTCTTTTGAAAAAGTGTTAAGCGTTGTATCGGTGTTATAA
- a CDS encoding type II secretion system protein, which produces MRSFHKGFTLIELIVTIAIIGIMSGIIVFADRDFAGNTSRIRTGQSLAFAIRLAQSYSQSDELSTNLNNPADVALLVEFPSSVNDAEDGVTEYKIYHEKTGTGDTSNMILEDSIPSSEEASFNFEAKAVSLNTFSVAKDRRNSILNFCGKKDGTTKCIWKVGSGSIAESRCPKGAMDPVEGGLGMNKKDVLVIFSPPNIDPTFILFNKDNGQKETITDGYFCIGDHFNDWQTSVSIISSGQVFVRRSE; this is translated from the coding sequence ATGAGGTCTTTTCACAAGGGTTTCACTCTCATAGAACTTATAGTAACTATCGCTATCATAGGGATAATGTCGGGTATTATTGTCTTTGCTGACCGTGATTTTGCTGGAAATACTTCAAGGATAAGAACAGGGCAGAGCCTTGCTTTTGCAATCCGTCTTGCACAATCCTACTCGCAATCAGATGAGCTCTCTACAAATCTTAACAACCCCGCTGATGTCGCCTTGCTTGTTGAGTTTCCTTCAAGTGTGAATGATGCAGAAGACGGTGTTACAGAATACAAGATATATCACGAAAAAACGGGAACAGGTGATACCAGCAATATGATACTGGAAGATTCTATCCCCAGTTCTGAAGAAGCGAGTTTCAATTTTGAAGCCAAGGCGGTCTCATTAAACACTTTCAGTGTCGCAAAAGATAGAAGAAACTCAATATTAAACTTTTGTGGCAAAAAAGATGGCACAACAAAATGTATATGGAAGGTTGGCAGCGGTAGCATAGCGGAATCCAGATGTCCTAAAGGAGCAATGGACCCAGTGGAAGGTGGTTTAGGTATGAATAAAAAAGATGTTCTCGTTATTTTCTCACCACCGAATATTGATCCAACATTCATTTTATTCAATAAAGACAATGGTCAAAAAGAAACAATAACTGACGGCTATTTCTGCATAGGTGATCACTTCAATGACTGGCAGACATCAGTCAGTATCATCAGTTCGGGTCAAGTTTTTGTAAGAAGATCAGAATGA
- a CDS encoding prepilin-type N-terminal cleavage/methylation domain-containing protein: MKKLINKKEYGFTLIELIIASTLFVSVVGVALGALTLFLNANIKSQKGKDTLYTVDATLETMSRELRLGHSYRCGSNITNVVEEAKKTGTSDCESGNFISFKKQGSDDDRTVYFFHDDKLESAKVKCDPEGDPPVEKCNVNATDFKEFVGEGVTLESVRFRVTGAADTDTTQPSVDISLSGTYDAGNQEGEKISIRTSVTQRRLDIKRDPTSSFAVSNFGRDATAFYGFDGTSCIDEDGEKVEKILCQNVAIKDIEMADGSLLLLHANGRLYKMTVPKSDSWRIPPTGGVFNAELIKFSDENIEKIDNFIAHPEEKYFTVLPQNESKWRLFHLDRKTVGKYDEIKLPDICDDEPPIAKGGKDDNYVRSYKKKKANGSCDESKIFVKRKWGTSPEKTDTISVMSGKHYALSLGRTGQQYRIIELSRVTSVGLGFISSSTFSYHNSFSFEDERYVIGNYVYNRLNDGYTRCGVEERNCNNAGNKLSLSGIGDAVFSNPTSYTRILFLGISSDNVYEAKGDAFNTNTAATKVEFPSQSSGVPEGALIGPFPGQREGEIRFKKVALNSEGSLPFAVDVDGSLYVWGSKVVTSTSSTIRERVFVQRQRVGSAVNFYKIVKINFGF; encoded by the coding sequence ATGAAGAAATTAATTAATAAAAAAGAATACGGCTTTACACTCATTGAGCTTATCATTGCTTCCACGCTTTTTGTGTCTGTTGTTGGCGTTGCGCTTGGTGCACTGACTCTTTTTTTGAACGCAAACATAAAGTCACAAAAGGGCAAGGACACTCTTTACACGGTTGATGCTACCCTTGAAACGATGAGCAGAGAACTTCGTTTGGGGCATAGTTATAGATGTGGCAGTAATATCACAAATGTAGTTGAAGAAGCAAAAAAAACAGGCACTTCAGACTGCGAAAGTGGAAATTTTATCTCTTTCAAAAAACAGGGTTCAGATGATGACAGAACGGTATACTTTTTTCATGACGACAAACTGGAAAGCGCAAAGGTAAAATGTGATCCTGAAGGAGACCCTCCTGTTGAAAAATGTAATGTAAATGCAACCGATTTCAAAGAGTTTGTGGGCGAAGGTGTGACATTAGAGAGCGTTCGGTTTAGAGTTACAGGGGCAGCAGACACCGACACGACACAGCCGAGTGTAGATATCTCCCTAAGCGGAACATACGATGCAGGAAATCAAGAGGGTGAAAAAATTTCTATAAGGACAAGTGTTACACAGCGCCGACTTGATATTAAGCGGGACCCTACATCTTCTTTTGCAGTAAGTAATTTTGGTAGGGATGCAACAGCTTTTTATGGGTTTGATGGAACTTCCTGCATAGACGAGGATGGCGAAAAGGTAGAAAAAATATTATGTCAGAATGTGGCGATAAAGGATATAGAGATGGCAGATGGTTCGTTGCTGTTGCTTCATGCAAACGGAAGGTTGTATAAGATGACTGTGCCAAAGAGTGATTCTTGGCGCATACCGCCAACGGGAGGGGTCTTTAATGCAGAACTTATAAAATTTTCTGATGAAAACATAGAGAAGATTGATAATTTTATCGCACACCCAGAGGAAAAATATTTTACAGTTTTGCCACAAAACGAGAGTAAGTGGAGATTGTTTCATTTAGACAGGAAAACAGTTGGTAAGTATGATGAGATAAAGTTGCCAGACATATGTGACGATGAACCGCCTATTGCGAAGGGGGGTAAAGATGACAATTATGTGAGGTCGTATAAAAAGAAAAAAGCGAATGGTTCATGTGATGAAAGCAAAATTTTTGTTAAAAGAAAATGGGGAACATCACCAGAAAAGACAGATACCATATCGGTTATGTCTGGCAAACATTACGCTTTATCTTTAGGTCGTACAGGACAACAATACCGTATTATTGAGCTCTCTAGAGTAACAAGTGTAGGATTAGGATTTATCAGCTCTTCTACATTCTCCTATCATAACAGTTTTTCTTTTGAAGACGAAAGATATGTTATTGGAAATTATGTTTATAATCGTTTAAATGATGGCTATACAAGGTGTGGTGTGGAAGAAAGGAATTGTAATAATGCTGGAAATAAATTATCACTAAGTGGAATTGGTGATGCTGTCTTCTCTAATCCCACTTCCTACACAAGAATTTTGTTTTTGGGAATAAGCAGTGATAATGTTTATGAAGCAAAGGGTGATGCCTTTAATACCAATACCGCGGCAACAAAAGTAGAATTCCCTTCGCAGAGTAGTGGCGTCCCCGAAGGTGCGCTCATAGGTCCTTTTCCAGGGCAGAGGGAGGGGGAGATTAGGTTTAAAAAAGTTGCTTTGAACTCAGAAGGATCATTGCCCTTTGCGGTAGATGTGGATGGCAGTTTGTATGTTTGGGGCTCTAAGGTAGTTACCTCTACATCATCTACCATAAGAGAGAGGGTTTTCGTTCAGCGTCAAAGAGTTGGCTCTGCAGTTAATTTTTATAAAATTGTTAAGATAAACTTTGGATTTTGA
- a CDS encoding prepilin-type N-terminal cleavage/methylation domain-containing protein: MFNISKNNYNKGFSISEVIIALAIITIAVGAPITLITREVTENTITHERVVAQFIAQETIENIRKIRDSNFIAQGGDIEKDWLDNLTDCVGKNKYCTTTFFNSTSIPNNGCNSDINTTYGGLAVKKLTEGTGDMCVNLYQYTADNNQYKNAYVPCNKAGTCPADNSSYDRGNIEYKKAFQIERISDRDVRVTVFVWWSDAFPTDDKQCEVRDSTNDCLTASENLYRWVRTQ; encoded by the coding sequence ATGTTTAATATAAGTAAAAACAATTATAATAAAGGTTTTTCTATAAGCGAGGTTATCATTGCGCTTGCGATTATAACCATCGCTGTTGGTGCACCGATAACACTCATAACAAGAGAGGTAACTGAAAATACTATAACCCACGAGAGAGTGGTGGCGCAGTTCATAGCGCAGGAGACTATTGAAAATATAAGAAAAATACGCGACAGTAATTTTATAGCACAGGGTGGTGATATAGAGAAAGACTGGCTTGATAATTTGACGGATTGTGTGGGAAAAAATAAATACTGCACCACTACTTTTTTTAATTCCACTTCAATTCCTAATAATGGTTGCAATTCAGACATAAATACTACTTATGGCGGACTTGCAGTAAAGAAATTAACAGAAGGAACAGGTGATATGTGTGTCAATTTGTATCAATATACTGCTGATAATAATCAATACAAGAACGCGTATGTTCCTTGTAATAAAGCTGGTACGTGCCCAGCGGATAATAGTAGTTATGACAGAGGCAACATAGAATACAAGAAAGCATTTCAGATAGAAAGAATATCGGACAGGGATGTAAGGGTTACGGTTTTTGTGTGGTGGTCTGATGCTTTTCCAACTGATGATAAGCAGTGTGAGGTTCGTGATTCTACAAATGATTGTCTCACGGCATCTGAAAATTTATATAGGTGGGTAAGAACTCAATAA
- the ligA gene encoding NAD-dependent DNA ligase LigA, whose amino-acid sequence MDIPKKTKERVLKLREIIKKHRDLYHREDKQELTDEALDSMKHELAELEARYPSLVTSDSPTQVVAGGVKRGFQKVEHKIAQWSFNDVFTSDEFLAFDTRVRKVVGEIDYFCEYKIDGVKIIVEYKKGKLFRAATRGDGRVGEDITENVVAIKSVPRNLNEPLDVIVEGEVYMSKKEFERINEKQKKEGREVFANPRNLAAGSLRQLDSKIVASRNLSVFFYDIAEISEKIETQEMEYERLKSLGFPINSVSKLCHNTDCVVDFWKKLTERREKEDYWVDGVVVKVNSRSLQEKLGYTGKAPRFAIAFKFPSREAATVLEDIVFQVGRTGVITPVAEVTAVVIDGTTVSRATLHNEDFIKDLDLRVGDTVLIRKAGDIIPEIVSIVKELRPKNTKPFKFPKKILDCGGDGSIVRVEGEAAWRCVSTDSFIGRVRRLQHFVSKKAFNIDGFAEKRLELFIEKGLVNSFADIFTLRKGDLEGLPSFKEKSINNLLESIEKSKDITLARLLFALSINDVGEESGRILAERFATIDDIASADVETIAGVGGIGTERAHAIYSWFRDPLNKKEVEQLLSHINISNTTTKTNLFNGAKIVVTGTLNDYTRDEIKSMLYENGAKVVSKVSKAVDYVVVGRDAGSNADLAKKYNIPIVEEDRLRDFLSKGSL is encoded by the coding sequence ATGGATATACCAAAGAAAACAAAGGAGCGGGTGTTAAAATTGCGAGAGATTATAAAAAAACATCGCGACCTGTATCACAGAGAAGATAAGCAGGAGCTGACGGATGAAGCGCTTGATTCAATGAAACATGAACTTGCTGAACTTGAGGCGAGGTATCCTTCATTGGTAACTTCGGATTCTCCAACGCAGGTTGTTGCTGGTGGTGTAAAAAGGGGTTTTCAAAAGGTTGAACACAAGATAGCACAATGGTCTTTTAATGATGTTTTTACATCAGATGAGTTTTTGGCTTTTGATACTCGCGTGAGGAAGGTGGTTGGTGAGATTGATTATTTTTGTGAATACAAAATAGACGGAGTGAAGATAATCGTGGAATATAAAAAGGGTAAGTTGTTTAGGGCGGCAACAAGGGGCGATGGTCGTGTTGGCGAGGACATAACAGAAAATGTAGTTGCGATTAAGTCCGTCCCTCGCAATCTTAATGAGCCTTTGGATGTGATTGTGGAGGGTGAGGTGTATATGTCAAAAAAAGAGTTTGAAAGGATAAACGAGAAACAAAAGAAGGAAGGAAGAGAGGTATTTGCAAACCCACGAAATTTAGCGGCAGGTTCTTTAAGACAGCTTGACTCTAAGATTGTCGCGTCAAGAAATTTAAGCGTGTTTTTTTACGACATTGCAGAAATCAGCGAAAAGATAGAAACTCAAGAGATGGAATATGAAAGGTTAAAATCTCTCGGCTTTCCAATAAATTCAGTGTCAAAGCTGTGTCATAACACGGATTGTGTGGTAGATTTTTGGAAAAAACTTACTGAAAGGAGAGAAAAGGAAGATTACTGGGTTGATGGAGTTGTTGTGAAGGTAAATAGTCGTTCGCTACAGGAGAAGTTGGGCTACACGGGGAAAGCGCCAAGATTTGCTATTGCGTTCAAGTTTCCATCTCGCGAGGCAGCAACTGTGCTTGAGGATATAGTGTTTCAGGTGGGAAGGACGGGGGTCATAACACCTGTTGCAGAGGTTACTGCGGTTGTGATAGACGGAACGACTGTGTCAAGGGCAACTCTTCATAATGAGGATTTTATAAAAGATTTGGATTTGCGTGTGGGCGACACGGTGCTTATAAGAAAGGCGGGCGATATAATCCCTGAGATTGTAAGTATTGTTAAAGAGCTTAGACCAAAGAACACAAAGCCCTTTAAGTTTCCTAAAAAGATTTTGGATTGTGGGGGTGATGGTTCCATCGTAAGAGTGGAGGGCGAGGCGGCATGGCGATGTGTTTCAACAGATTCTTTTATAGGCAGGGTGAGACGGCTTCAGCATTTTGTTTCAAAGAAGGCATTTAATATAGATGGGTTTGCTGAAAAACGGCTTGAGCTTTTTATAGAAAAAGGTCTTGTAAATTCTTTTGCAGATATATTTACATTGAGAAAGGGCGACCTTGAAGGGCTTCCGAGTTTCAAAGAAAAATCTATAAACAATCTTTTGGAGAGTATAGAGAAGTCAAAAGATATAACACTTGCACGACTTCTTTTTGCTCTTTCAATAAATGATGTGGGTGAGGAAAGCGGGCGGATTTTGGCAGAGAGGTTTGCGACAATTGATGATATTGCTTCTGCTGATGTGGAAACAATCGCAGGGGTTGGCGGTATAGGGACTGAGAGAGCGCACGCCATATACTCTTGGTTCAGAGATCCTCTCAACAAAAAGGAGGTTGAGCAACTTTTGTCGCATATAAATATTTCAAACACTACCACCAAAACCAATCTTTTTAATGGGGCGAAAATTGTTGTGACTGGGACATTAAATGATTACACAAGGGATGAAATAAAATCTATGCTTTATGAAAATGGGGCAAAGGTTGTAAGCAAGGTTTCAAAGGCGGTTGACTATGTGGTTGTCGGCAGGGATGCAGGCAGTAATGCCGACCTTGCAAAAAAATATAATATACCCATCGTTGAGGAAGACCGCTTGAGAGATTTTCTATCAAAGGGCTCTCTTTAG
- the argS gene encoding arginine--tRNA ligase encodes MSNKNNLSRIQSALMKAESVLSSALKEAGFSEEVFLEIPKGMQGDFASPIAMRLAKRGGNPLQIAEKIVSKIKVEEPFSDVVAMKPGFINFTLSEKEIAGVVKDIIANPDEWGRSSVYDENRIIVEFTDPNLFKELHIGHFMSNTIGESLSRFFEFGGADVKKVSYMADIGLHIAKSIWGIKKAGLSVEELTSESLADAYKKGSKEYEEDEGARSEIDDINVLIYENKDAEITAIYKKGHKTSMDEFEGLFEMFGTRFDKYFFESDTVVSADKIIKKALGDGILEKSEGAVVYRGVGEGMHTVVFLNSRGFPTYGGKELALPKLKDDYWQHNKSFIVTANETRAHFKTVLSALSKINKEEAEKTKIIFHGILKLPEGKMSSRKGTTFSARQFIDSLREKVKGKSDRNLSDEDVNEITLGAAKYSILSTSSHLDREFVYDKALSINGETGPYLQYASVRARVLLEKAKESDIKIENDFSIINPTLAREIIRFEEVVKESIVKQSPHTTLRYLADLAHSFNSWYEREPILKNDRAGDCLALVRAFYSTMKNGCYLLGIKLPKEM; translated from the coding sequence ATGAGTAATAAAAATAATTTATCAAGAATACAATCAGCGTTGATGAAGGCAGAGTCGGTGCTGTCTTCTGCGTTAAAAGAGGCAGGCTTTTCTGAGGAAGTATTTCTTGAGATACCAAAGGGGATGCAGGGGGATTTTGCAAGCCCTATTGCAATGCGTCTTGCAAAAAGGGGAGGGAACCCGCTTCAAATCGCTGAGAAGATTGTATCAAAGATAAAGGTTGAAGAACCATTTTCAGATGTGGTTGCGATGAAGCCGGGTTTTATAAACTTTACTTTATCTGAAAAAGAAATAGCAGGGGTGGTGAAAGATATAATCGCAAATCCAGACGAGTGGGGGCGGTCTTCTGTATATGACGAGAATAGAATAATTGTTGAATTCACAGATCCAAACCTTTTCAAAGAATTGCATATAGGTCATTTTATGAGCAACACAATAGGAGAGTCGTTATCTCGCTTTTTTGAGTTTGGTGGTGCAGATGTAAAAAAAGTTTCTTATATGGCAGACATAGGTCTTCATATAGCTAAATCTATATGGGGAATTAAAAAAGCGGGTTTGTCTGTAGAAGAACTTACTTCAGAGAGTTTGGCAGATGCGTATAAGAAAGGGTCAAAAGAGTATGAGGAGGATGAGGGTGCGCGAAGTGAAATAGACGATATAAATGTTTTGATATATGAGAACAAGGATGCAGAAATTACAGCGATTTACAAAAAAGGACACAAAACATCTATGGATGAGTTTGAAGGCTTGTTTGAAATGTTTGGAACAAGGTTTGACAAGTATTTTTTTGAGTCGGACACGGTTGTGTCTGCTGATAAAATAATAAAAAAGGCGTTAGGTGATGGTATCCTTGAGAAAAGTGAGGGTGCTGTGGTCTATCGCGGTGTTGGTGAGGGCATGCATACGGTGGTTTTTTTGAACTCCAGAGGGTTTCCAACATACGGGGGAAAAGAATTGGCGCTACCAAAACTCAAAGATGATTATTGGCAACACAATAAGTCGTTTATTGTAACAGCAAATGAAACAAGGGCGCATTTCAAAACGGTCTTAAGCGCTCTTTCAAAAATAAATAAAGAGGAGGCAGAAAAAACAAAGATAATATTTCACGGAATATTAAAATTGCCAGAGGGAAAGATGTCATCAAGAAAGGGAACCACTTTTTCTGCAAGACAATTTATAGATTCTTTGAGGGAAAAAGTTAAGGGTAAAAGCGATAGAAATCTTAGTGATGAGGATGTGAACGAAATTACTCTTGGGGCTGCGAAATACAGCATACTCTCAACATCTTCTCACCTTGATCGCGAGTTTGTTTATGATAAGGCGTTGAGTATAAACGGAGAAACCGGTCCTTATCTGCAATACGCATCTGTGCGCGCAAGGGTTTTGCTTGAGAAGGCAAAAGAAAGCGATATAAAAATTGAAAACGATTTTTCCATAATCAACCCCACTTTAGCAAGGGAGATAATAAGATTTGAAGAGGTCGTGAAAGAGAGCATAGTGAAACAATCCCCTCACACTACTCTCAGATATCTCGCGGATCTCGCCCACTCTTTTAATTCTTGGTATGAAAGAGAGCCAATTCTTAAAAATGACAGAGCGGGGGACTGTCTGGCTCTTGTCCGTGCTTTTTACTCCACGATGAAAAACGGTTGTTATCTGCTCGGCATAAAATTGCCCAAAGAGATGTAA